The Leptospira kmetyi serovar Malaysia str. Bejo-Iso9 genome includes a window with the following:
- a CDS encoding phosphatidylinositol phospholipase translates to MASKVKRSSFQKLLNAMKKMSLEVNDYEICKRLETIMMTSKEDLSQVVVKSLLDNPLDFDPKTLPEPYGQYIRHFVYMVKRNKKQGIDTNFDAPSGTKSAEKQIASVVDPTKAPSKKANSKKSVKR, encoded by the coding sequence ATGGCTTCCAAAGTGAAACGCTCTTCTTTTCAGAAATTGTTGAATGCAATGAAAAAGATGTCTCTCGAAGTAAACGATTACGAGATTTGCAAACGTCTCGAAACGATAATGATGACTAGTAAAGAAGACCTAAGCCAAGTGGTTGTAAAATCTCTTTTGGACAACCCGCTCGATTTTGACCCGAAAACACTGCCCGAACCTTACGGTCAGTACATCCGACACTTCGTATATATGGTCAAAAGAAACAAAAAGCAGGGGATTGATACGAACTTCGACGCACCTTCGGGAACAAAATCCGCTGAAAAACAAATCGCATCTGTCGTAGACCCGACAAAAGCTCCTTCCAAAAAAGCAAACTCCAAAAAGTCCGTAAAACGGTAA